Proteins encoded by one window of Lycium barbarum isolate Lr01 chromosome 11, ASM1917538v2, whole genome shotgun sequence:
- the LOC132619920 gene encoding uncharacterized protein LOC132619920 — protein sequence MEFLHKAKYVRLKSHHMKFLHANSDQKNVFQHRHGTSKSAKWTVEFPEGVDNVVRFKSCYGKYLMATDEQFLLGVTGLKVVQTLPIKLDSSIEWEPIKVESSLVKLKTSYGKYLRANGGLPPFRNSITHDVPYRHQDWIFWEVDIIELLPEPPKNISQPESLHDDLEPPKNISKLESLHDDLESPKNISQSKSLRDDLEPPKSISQSRSLHDNFEAPKSVPQQPESLDDDLNSSFRLTFSRRSSNIEPRLDASKSKSEGRVIYYYVADENGNVNDTVEGPSFQFKNQGLKELTQKLEEETGLDNVTLCLRNKLNGKLYPLRLELPPNNATMHVVVMPASSKG from the exons ATGGAATTCTTACATAAAGCCAAATATGTTAGGCTAAAAAGCCACCATATGAAATTCTTACATGCTAATTCCGATCAAAAGAACGTGTTCCAGCATCGTCATGGAACTTCTAAGAGTGCAAAATGGACAGTTGAATTCCCCGAAGGGGTCGATAATGTTGTACGTTTCAAAAGTTGCTATGGCAAATACCTCATGGCCACAGATGAACAATTTCTTCTTGGAGTAACGGGTCTTAAAGTTGTTCAAACTTTACCTATAAAATTGGATTCATCAATTGAATGGGAACCTATTAAAGTTGAATCATCCTTAGTGAAGCTCAAAACAAGCTATGGGAAATATTTAAGGGCAAATGGCGGATTACCTCCGTTTAGAAATTCAATTACACATGATGTACCTTATAGACATCAAGATTGGATCTTTTGGGAAGTTGACATTATTGAGTTATTGCCTGAACCTCCCAAAAACATTTCACAACCAGAATCATTACATGATGATTTAGAACCTCCCAAGAACATTTCAAAGTTAGAATCATTACATGATGATTTAGAATCTCCAAAAAACATTTCACAATCAAAATCATTACGTGACGATTTAGAACCTCCCAAAAGCATTTCACAATCAAGATCATTACATGATAATTTTGAAGCACCCAAAAGTGTTCCACAGCAGCCAGAATCATTAGATGATGACTTGAATTCCTCCTTTCGTCTCACATTTTCCAGGAGATCTTCCAATATTGAG CCAAGACTTGATGCTTCCAAGTCGAAGTCCGAAGGTCGGGTAATTTATTACTATGTGGCAGATGAGAACGGAAATGTGAATGACACTGTGGAAGGGCCTTCATTTCAGTTCAAAAATCAAGGGCTAAAGGAACTGACACAAAAGTTGGAGGAAGAAACAGGACTCGATAATGTTACCTTGTGTTTGCGCAACAAATTAAATGGGAAATTATATCCTCTTCGGTTAGAATTACCTCCCAATAATGCAACTATGCATGTCGTGGTAATGC